The DNA region CGTCGGTAGCGCGTCGGCGGCATAGGCAATTGCTGAAAAGAGTATCATGATCGTTATTCCTCCGTTATTTTGTACAGCGGGTCCGGATAATCTAATAAAAAGGCTCGCATGTCAAGCCCCTCAAGGTCCCATTTAATTTTGCTTTGACTTGGGACCGGTTTTAAGGGTACTCACGCCCCGTAACGTTCATGCACAGATCAATAGGCATATTCGATTCCGGGGTGGGGGGACTCACCGTTTTTTCTGCGGTGAGGAAGGCGCTTCCCCATGAATCTCTTATCTATTTAGGCGATACGGCACGCGTTCCATACGGGACAAAGTCGGCCGAAACGGTCATAAAATATTCGATACAAAACACCCATTTTCTTGCGCAAAGGGGCATCAAGGCGCTCGTTGTCGCCTGCAATACATCTTCTGCGTACAGCCTTCCGTTCCTCAGGAAGGAGGTCGATGTCCCCGTGATAGGCGTTATCGACCCGGGCGCAAGGGCGGCCCTTAGCGCCAGCAAGTCAAAGCGTATAGGCGTCATCGGCACACCGGCAACTATCAACAGCAATGCATATGCGCGGTCATTAAAAGAGCTCGATCCCGATGTTCTCGTGGTGAGTCAGGCGTGTCCGCTCTTTGTGCCACTCGTGGAAGAGGGCTGGCTCGATGGTGATGTGACCGAATCGGTCGCAAGGACCTACTTAGATTCCTTCAAGAAGGAAAAGACAGACACCCTGATCCTTGGGTGCACCCACTATCCGTTTCTTAAAGGGGTCATTCAAAAGGTGGTAGGAGACGAGGTTACGTTGATCGATTCTGCCGAGGCGGCGGCCGAGGCCCTAAGGGTCGAGCTTGAGAAAGAAGGACTTCTTGTAGCGCCTAACGCAGAGGCGGAATATCATCTGTATGTGACCGACCTTCCCGCACGCTTTGAATCCGTTGCCATGAACTTTTTGGGAAGAAATATACCGGCGGTAAGAAGGATCGAACTATAATGTTGCGGGAGATCCTTCGGCCCGAGGGCCTCAGGATGACCTTTTGCGAGGTCTCACAAAAGGTCTCACAAAAGGTCAGTTGCCAATATGAGAATAAGGTGTTATAAGAACTTTCGTATGACGCGAAAATTATTGTATTTTATCGTTGCCTTGGGGCTTTTGGTTTCGCAAAGGGCTTTTGCCTTATCTGAGAGCGGTTTCAAAAATCTTCACATCTTTTCCAAAATATTGAGCCAGGTCGAAAAGAACTACGTTGAAAATGTGAACGACACGGAACTTGTCCAGAACTCCATTCGCGGAATGCTTTCGGGTCTCGATCCACACACGGTTTACATGCCTCCGCAATCGTACAAGGAGCTTCGCACCGATACCGCAGGTAAGTTCGGCGGAGTTGGCGTTGAGGTCTGGGTAAGGGGAGGAATGCTCACGGTCGTGGCTCCTATAGAAGGCTCGCCGGCGGATAGGGCGGGACTTAAGAGCGGTGATAAGATAATCAGGATCGACGGTAAATCTACAAGGGACCTCGATCTTTCCCAGTCGATACTTCAGATGCGCGGTAATGTCGGTTCAAAGATGACGATGACTATCCAGCGCGACGACCCCAAAAAGACATTCGATGTAACGATGACGCGTGAGGTGATAAAGGTTCCCAGTATCCGTTCCGAAGTTCTCGATAAGGAATACGGATATGTGAAGATCAGAAGTTTTCAGGAACGAACGGCAAAGGACCTGAAGAAGGAGCTGGATAAATTAAGAAAGAAGAACGCTCTTAAGGGCCTTATCATAGATATGCGCGATAACCCCGGCGGTCTTTTAGATCAGGCGGTAGAGGTGGTAGATATATTCATCAACAAGGGGGTTATCGTCACAACGGAGAGTCGCGGAAAAGAGATAGACAGAAGGGAGGCTCACGGTGTCGCCACCGAGGATATTTCTTATCCCATAATAATACTTGTCAACGGCGGTACCGCATCGGCATCAGAGATTGTGGCCGGAGCCATGCAGGACCATCAGCGCGCGGTTGCGCTGGGGACGCAAACGTTCGGCAAGGGGAGCGTGCAAACGGTGATAGAGATGGATGACGGAAGCGCACTCAAGCTTACCATCGCGCTCTATTTCACGCCAAAGGGCCGCTCTATCCAGGCCCAAGGCATCATGCCCGATATAATCGTAGAGGATCAGCCCCCCGAGATTGCAAAAGATGAAAAGAGGGGGATACGTGAACGCGACCTTCCCGGTCACCTAGAGGTTCCGCCGGAACGTATTGATACGAGAGAAGGCGCCAAGCTCGTTACCAAGACCGGCAAATTAGACTATCAAAAGAAGGTGGCGCTCGATTATCTCAAGAGCTGGGAAATATTCAAGGCAGGCACCGCC from Deltaproteobacteria bacterium CG11_big_fil_rev_8_21_14_0_20_49_13 includes:
- a CDS encoding glutamate racemase — protein: MHRSIGIFDSGVGGLTVFSAVRKALPHESLIYLGDTARVPYGTKSAETVIKYSIQNTHFLAQRGIKALVVACNTSSAYSLPFLRKEVDVPVIGVIDPGARAALSASKSKRIGVIGTPATINSNAYARSLKELDPDVLVVSQACPLFVPLVEEGWLDGDVTESVARTYLDSFKKEKTDTLILGCTHYPFLKGVIQKVVGDEVTLIDSAEAAAEALRVELEKEGLLVAPNAEAEYHLYVTDLPARFESVAMNFLGRNIPAVRRIEL
- a CDS encoding peptidase S41, which translates into the protein MRIRCYKNFRMTRKLLYFIVALGLLVSQRAFALSESGFKNLHIFSKILSQVEKNYVENVNDTELVQNSIRGMLSGLDPHTVYMPPQSYKELRTDTAGKFGGVGVEVWVRGGMLTVVAPIEGSPADRAGLKSGDKIIRIDGKSTRDLDLSQSILQMRGNVGSKMTMTIQRDDPKKTFDVTMTREVIKVPSIRSEVLDKEYGYVKIRSFQERTAKDLKKELDKLRKKNALKGLIIDMRDNPGGLLDQAVEVVDIFINKGVIVTTESRGKEIDRREAHGVATEDISYPIIILVNGGTASASEIVAGAMQDHQRAVALGTQTFGKGSVQTVIEMDDGSALKLTIALYFTPKGRSIQAQGIMPDIIVEDQPPEIAKDEKRGIRERDLPGHLEVPPERIDTREGAKLVTKTGKLDYQKKVALDYLKSWEIFKAGTAPLSRPLPK